Proteins encoded within one genomic window of Humulus lupulus chromosome 1, drHumLupu1.1, whole genome shotgun sequence:
- the LOC133780310 gene encoding uncharacterized protein LOC133780310 → MCVYYREENCDDDNNDADGNEESCDGDNNDADDDNENIDRSTCNDVLVKHNLQQSTSNEVLKSHDSSNNRGRKVRQVGEDNLWSTPLLLNQGEKGSTSASTAQLLTSSSSINSWEIKEGQIFENKQELKMKLHLYALKKNFEFKVKKSAKNIWCTVCVDDKCKWRLRATKLVNSNMFEVRKFFSEHTCSLDVRYKDHRQASPWLIGHVIRRKFEGDDVNYKPRSIVKDMSLSYGVHMSYAKAWRCREHALAYIRGTPESSFQKLPSFLYMMEQKNPGTVTHLQMDNEGRFKYCFMALGVSIMGFKTYIRPVICVDGTFLTTRCGGTLLCAMGQDANKQIYPIAFSVVDSENNDSWLYFLLRLKEAIGEVENLVFVSDRHTSIASALTNIFPEAHHGACIHHVSMNIRVKFKTDHCHEEFFLAAKAYRKREFLRHFEKIKFKDLAIAQYLENQVGFEKWARSFFPGHRYNLMTTGIAESWNNVIAEARGWPITCLMEFMRHTLQKWFFERRTAASAATSPLATEVEADLRKLADKSTTSFSFPSSQYEIKVLDGDLDGDVDLRRKTCSCRRFDLTGLPCEHALAGARDRGISPYSLCSRFYTVEAWLSSYGGSVYTLGNEESWVIPNDIGSMMIAPPLVKQKAGRPKKKRRLSKGEKNRKQHRCSRCGVLGHNRVTCTTVCPPPSRHA, encoded by the exons ATGTGTGTCTACTACAGAGAAGAGAA ttgtgatgatgataataatgatgcagATGGCAATGAAGAGAGTTGTGATGGTGATAATAATGATGCAGATG atgataatgaaaatattGATAGGTCTACCTGCAATGATGTACTTGTGAAGCATAATTTACAACAATCAACCTCCAATGAAGTATTGAAGAGCCATGATTCCTCAAATAATAGAGGTCGTAAAGTAAGACAGGTTGGCGAAGATAATCTATGGAGTACTCCACTTTTGTTGAATCAAGGGGAAAAAGGCTCTACTTCAGCCTCAACAGCTCAATTACTGACATCTTCTTCCAGTATCAATTCGTGGGAAATAAAAGAGGGTCAAATATTTGAGAACAAGCAAGAGTTGAAGATGAAACTCCATCTTTATGCATTAAAGAAAAACTTTGAGTTTAAAGTAAAGAAGTCTGCGAAAAATATATGGTGTACAGTATGTGTTGATGATAAATGCAAATGGAGGTTGAGGGCTACAAAATTGGTTAATTCCAATATGTTCGAGGTTCGTAAATTTTTCAGTGAACACACATGCTCATTGGATGTTCGATATAAAGATCACCGTCAGGCATCCCCATGGCTTATTGGACATGTCATAAGGAGAAAATTTGAGGGTGATGATGTTAATTACAAGCCAAGGTCAATTGTAAAAGATATGAGTTTATCATATGGAGTTCATATGAGCTATGCTAAAGCTTGGAGGTGTCGAGAGCATGCATTGGCTTACATAAGAGGTACACCAGAATCATCATTTCAGAAACTTCCCTCATTTCTATACATGATGGAGCAAAAAAATCCTGGAACTGTTACTCATTTGCAGATGGACAATGAAGGTAGGTTCAAATATTGCTTCATGGCCTTAGGTGTTTCTATAATGGGGTTTAAGACATATATTCGCCCAGTTATATGTGTAGATGGAACCTTCTTGACTACTCGGTGTGGAGGTACTTTGTTATGTGCCATGGGACAAGATGCTAACAAGCAAATATATCCAATTGCATTTTCAGTAGTTGACTCAGAGAATAATGACTCATGGTTGTATTTTCTACTGAGGTTGAAGGAAGCGATTGGTGAAGTGGAGAATCTAGTATTCGTGTCTGATAGACATACTAGTATAGCAAGTGCCTTGACTAACATTTTTCCTGAGGCACACCACGGTGCTTGTATACATCATGTTAGCATGAATATTCGTGTGAAGTTCAAAACTGACCATTGCCATGAAGAATTCTTCCTTGCAGCGAAAGCTTATAGAAAGCGAGAGTTTTTACGCCATTTTGAGAAGATTAAATTCAAAGATCTTGCAATTGCTCAATACTTAGAGAATCAAGTGGGTTTTGAAAAGTGGGCTCGTTCTTTCTTTCCTGGCCATCGATATAATTTAATGACTACAGGTATTGCCGAAAGCTGGAACAATGTCATTGCTGAGGCAcgtgggtggccaattacttgtcTCATGGAATTTATGAGGCACACTTTACAAAAATGGTTTTTCGAGCGTCGAACTGCAGCATCAGCGGCTACAAGTCCTCTTGCCACAGAAGTGGAAGCTGATTTGCGAAAGTTAGCAGACAAGTCCACTACCTCGTTCTCTTTTCCGTCTAGTCAGTATGAAATAAAAGTATTGGATGGTGATCTTGATGGAGATGTCGACCTGAGGAGGAAAACATGTAGTTGTAGAAGATTTGATTTGACAGGTCTTCCTTGTGAACACGCTCTAGCTGGTGCTCGAGATCGTGGCATTAGTCCATATAGTTTATGCTCCAGATTCTACACAGTTGAAGCGTGGTTGTCATCCTATGGTGGATCTGTATATACGCTGGGTAATGAAGAATCTTGGGTGATACCAAATGACATAGGAAGTATGATGATAGCTCCTCCTTTAGTGAAGCAGAAGGCtggtcgtccaaagaagaaacGACGTTTATCAAAGGGTGAGAAGAATAGAAAACAACATAGATGTAGTAGATGTGGTGTCCTGGGCCACAATCGAGTGACGTGCACCACTGTTTGTCCCCCGCCGTCTAGACATGCTTAG